One window of the Felis catus isolate Fca126 chromosome E3, F.catus_Fca126_mat1.0, whole genome shotgun sequence genome contains the following:
- the LOC101080501 gene encoding non-histone chromosomal protein HMG-14-like codes for MPKRKVSSTKGVEKKEPNGRAARLSAKSAPAKLEMKSKKVTGKDKSSDKKVQTKGEGKAKRKQAEVVNQETKEALPEENGETKNEESPASDEAGEKEAKSD; via the coding sequence ATGCCCAAAAGGAAGGTCAGCTCCACCAAGGGGGTGGAGAAGAAGGAGCCCAATGGAAGGGCAGCGAGGTTGTCAGCTAAATCTGCTCCTGCAAAATTGGAAATGAAATCCAAAAAGGTGACAGGAAAGGATAAATCTTCAGACAAGAAAGTGCAAACAAAGGGGGAAggcaaagcaaagagaaaacaggcTGAAGTGGTTAACCAAGAGACAAAAGAAGCCTTAcctgaagaaaatggagaaactaAAAATGAGGAGAGCCCAGCCTCTGatgaagcaggagagaaggaagccaaATCTGATTAA